Proteins encoded in a region of the Pseudomonas sp. PDNC002 genome:
- a CDS encoding fimbrial protein has translation MPCRHPLLKLSVLGAGLLITGTAAASCSVYGARGIVSLSMGGPITVPANAPNGAVLRSTTFAVPGGNAGVQYATCDGSGGNTYWAYRASAVQTNRMVTTTSSGIGYHASLTDFGPLDVRRSNAANTKPAFAADQVVTVELIKTGAITPGTYRFQDNGVVGSLFVGESGVEYIRLTGNDFVVQSTSCQVATKTVSVDMGTVTPKELPSVSSVSPRVSNFSLELNCQSGSNVYLTLTDNQNTSNTSDRLGLAAGSTASGVAIQVLKDGAPVNFGPDSSAPGTLNQIALGAAPDGKLTVPLAARYVRTGDLVPGNVQSVATFTFSYQ, from the coding sequence ATGCCGTGTCGTCATCCGCTGCTGAAGTTGAGTGTGCTCGGTGCAGGACTGCTGATAACAGGAACGGCAGCCGCAAGCTGTTCGGTATACGGCGCGCGCGGTATCGTTTCACTGTCGATGGGCGGACCTATCACCGTACCGGCCAACGCTCCTAATGGAGCAGTGCTGCGGAGCACGACCTTTGCGGTGCCGGGTGGCAATGCTGGAGTGCAGTACGCGACCTGTGATGGCAGCGGGGGGAATACCTACTGGGCATACAGGGCCTCTGCCGTTCAGACCAACCGAATGGTAACCACCACATCCAGTGGCATTGGTTATCACGCCAGCCTGACCGATTTTGGTCCGCTGGATGTCAGACGCTCCAACGCCGCCAACACCAAGCCGGCTTTCGCGGCTGATCAGGTGGTGACAGTGGAGTTGATCAAGACAGGCGCCATTACCCCCGGGACCTATCGCTTCCAGGACAATGGCGTCGTTGGCAGTCTTTTCGTGGGTGAGAGTGGTGTGGAATACATCCGGCTGACCGGCAATGACTTCGTGGTCCAGAGCACCTCCTGTCAGGTGGCGACCAAGACAGTGTCCGTTGACATGGGCACCGTCACGCCCAAGGAATTGCCCAGCGTGAGCAGCGTTTCCCCAAGGGTCAGCAATTTCTCCCTGGAGCTCAACTGCCAGTCGGGCTCCAATGTTTATCTGACGCTGACCGACAACCAGAACACGTCCAACACTTCCGACCGGCTCGGACTGGCGGCGGGGTCGACGGCGTCGGGCGTGGCTATTCAGGTGCTCAAGGACGGTGCGCCAGTGAACTTCGGCCCGGACTCCAGCGCTCCCGGAACACTGAATCAGATCGCGCTGGGTGCGGCGCCGGATGGAAAACTCACAGTGCCGCTGGCGGCGCGCTATGTGCGCACCGGAGACCTGGTGCCAGGCAACGTGCAAAGCGTGGCGACTTTCACCTTCAGCTACCAGTAG
- a CDS encoding AAA family ATPase, which produces MLHTLAVANYRSINSLVLPLGRLNLITGANGSGKSNLYRALRLLAETAQGGVVNALAREGGLESTFWAGPESHSRRMRSGEVEVQGGPRNEVKRLRLGFAGEDFGYAIALGLPPPPVVSAFGLDPEIKHESIWAGPWYRPASQLVERNGPMLRAREGRSWQVLEQHIPTFDSLFTQIGSGSDCPEALLLRDQIRGWRFYDHFRTDADAPARQPQLGTRTPVLHHDGRDLAAALQTIREIGDAQALETAIGDAFPGAELQIDCQLGGRFAVALKQHGLLRPLSAAELSDGTLRYLLLVAALLTPRPPSLMVLNEPETSLHPDLLPALGRLIIEASKHTQVWVVSHASRLIATLEEHPECNCLHLDKELGQTRIRDQGMFDAPAWHWPD; this is translated from the coding sequence ATGCTGCACACCCTCGCCGTCGCCAACTACCGCTCGATCAACTCGCTGGTGCTGCCGCTGGGCCGGCTGAATCTGATCACCGGCGCCAACGGCAGCGGTAAGTCCAATCTCTATCGCGCCCTGCGCCTGCTCGCCGAGACGGCCCAGGGCGGCGTGGTGAATGCGCTGGCCCGCGAGGGCGGGCTGGAATCCACCTTCTGGGCCGGGCCGGAAAGCCACTCGCGGCGAATGCGCTCGGGCGAGGTAGAAGTCCAAGGCGGCCCGCGCAACGAGGTGAAGCGCCTGCGCCTGGGCTTTGCGGGGGAAGACTTCGGCTACGCCATCGCCCTCGGCTTGCCGCCACCGCCGGTGGTCAGCGCCTTCGGCCTGGACCCGGAAATCAAGCACGAAAGCATCTGGGCCGGCCCCTGGTACCGCCCCGCTTCACAGCTGGTGGAACGCAACGGCCCGATGCTGCGCGCCCGCGAAGGCCGCAGTTGGCAGGTGCTGGAACAGCACATCCCGACCTTCGACAGCCTGTTCACCCAGATCGGCAGCGGCTCGGATTGCCCCGAAGCCCTGCTGCTGCGCGACCAGATTCGTGGCTGGCGCTTCTACGATCACTTCCGCACCGACGCCGACGCACCGGCGCGCCAACCGCAACTCGGCACCCGCACGCCGGTGCTGCACCACGACGGCCGCGACCTGGCCGCCGCGCTGCAGACGATTCGTGAAATCGGCGATGCCCAGGCGCTGGAAACCGCCATCGGCGACGCCTTCCCGGGCGCCGAATTGCAAATCGATTGCCAGCTGGGCGGGCGCTTCGCCGTGGCGCTGAAGCAGCACGGCTTGCTGCGCCCGCTGAGCGCCGCCGAACTCTCCGACGGCACTTTGCGCTACCTGCTGCTGGTCGCCGCCCTGCTCACTCCGCGCCCGCCGTCACTGATGGTGTTGAACGAACCGGAAACCAGCCTGCACCCGGACCTGCTACCGGCGCTGGGGCGGTTGATCATCGAGGCGTCGAAACATACCCAGGTCTGGGTGGTGTCCCACGCCAGCCGACTGATCGCCACGCTGGAGGAACACCCCGAGTGCAACTGCCTGCACCTGGACAAGGAGTTGGGCCAGACGCGTATCCGCGACCAGGGCATGTTCGATGCCCCAGCCTGGCATTGGCCGGATTGA
- a CDS encoding fimbria/pilus outer membrane usher protein, whose product MNSSSHVQLPTRQAFQLKPIALAICVLGGVCSGVALAEPAEGEVASFESDMLWGQGARSMNLSRFRESNLIEPGTYNLEIVLNGTPVGPSDIVFVAGEQPGHAKACFSRLQLEQFGVKLDQLPEDKLSGDCLDLASLIEGASASVDVGEQRLELSIPQAMLRHNPRGYVSPERWDRGVNAGFLDYNLSGYQNSSQGVAQQSAYASLNAGLNLGDWRLRQRSALNWGQEGKSLQNLATFAQRDVDSLRSQLTLGDAFTDGDLFDSVSMRGVRLNSDDRMLPDSQRGYAPIVRGIASTNARVTIRQNGYIIHEETVAPGAFEISDLNPTSDNGDLDVTVTEANGQESHFTVPFSSVARSLRPGVSRYTFSLGQVRDLTYGYSPYIAQGTYQRGITNSVTAYTGSTLTEGYASVLLGGVLNTEYGAFGADLTQSSTDLDGQNFTGRSVRISYNKVLQSTGTHFTVAAHRYSTDGYFGVDDALNAQDQLREYGDEEGGADAIRRARSRSEINVSQSIGRGYLFVSGSVQNYWNDTGSDTQFQAGYNHSWNWGSASVSASRTQDAFGESENQVLLSVSLPIGKVGGNRPYLTSSVSHSSSGASNMQSTLSGTAGKDGQINYGVTGAYDSPADSQGAASLSGNTQYRSSFGTLNGSMSQGSDYRQVSAGIAGSVVAHPNGVTFGQTLGDSIAIIDAPGAAGAQVTNASNVKLDGQGQAVVPYLTAYRVNTLELDPKGLSDDIELKSTAQDVVPRSGSVVMVKFDTVSGHALLIQSRQSDGSPLPFGASVYNEKNQEVGVVGQGGKIFVRVDGDSGKLHVLLASEGSKRCSITYSVPATQAGGKDASLETIDAVCAG is encoded by the coding sequence ATGAACAGCTCATCCCATGTCCAGTTGCCCACGCGCCAGGCTTTCCAGCTCAAGCCGATCGCCCTGGCCATTTGCGTCCTGGGTGGTGTTTGCAGCGGTGTCGCCCTGGCCGAGCCCGCCGAGGGTGAAGTGGCGTCGTTCGAGAGCGACATGCTCTGGGGGCAGGGTGCGCGCTCCATGAACCTGTCGCGTTTTCGCGAGAGCAACCTGATCGAGCCCGGCACCTACAACCTTGAGATCGTACTCAATGGCACACCGGTAGGGCCCAGCGACATCGTCTTCGTCGCCGGCGAGCAACCCGGCCATGCCAAGGCCTGTTTCTCGCGCCTCCAGCTGGAGCAGTTCGGCGTCAAGCTCGATCAACTGCCGGAAGACAAGCTGTCCGGTGATTGCCTTGACCTGGCGAGCCTCATCGAAGGCGCCAGCGCCAGCGTCGATGTGGGCGAACAGCGCCTGGAGCTGAGCATTCCGCAGGCCATGCTGCGCCACAACCCGCGTGGCTATGTCAGCCCCGAGCGCTGGGACCGTGGCGTCAACGCCGGCTTCCTCGACTACAACCTGAGCGGATACCAGAACAGCAGCCAGGGCGTCGCCCAGCAGAGCGCCTATGCCAGCCTCAATGCCGGGCTGAACCTGGGCGACTGGCGCTTGCGCCAGCGTTCCGCGCTCAACTGGGGCCAAGAGGGCAAGTCCCTGCAGAATCTCGCCACCTTCGCCCAGCGCGACGTCGATTCGCTTCGCTCGCAACTGACCCTGGGCGATGCCTTCACCGATGGCGACCTGTTCGACTCGGTCTCCATGCGCGGCGTGCGCCTGAACAGCGATGACCGCATGCTGCCCGACTCGCAGCGCGGCTACGCGCCCATCGTGCGCGGCATCGCCTCCACCAACGCCCGCGTCACCATCCGCCAGAACGGCTACATCATCCACGAGGAAACCGTCGCCCCGGGGGCCTTCGAGATCAGCGACCTCAACCCCACCAGCGACAACGGCGACCTCGACGTCACCGTGACCGAAGCCAACGGCCAGGAAAGCCACTTCACCGTGCCGTTTTCCTCCGTGGCCCGTTCCCTGCGTCCCGGTGTGTCGCGCTACACCTTCAGCCTCGGCCAGGTGCGCGACCTCACCTATGGCTACAGCCCCTACATCGCCCAGGGCACCTACCAGCGCGGCATCACCAACAGCGTCACCGCCTACACCGGCAGCACGCTCACTGAGGGTTACGCCTCGGTGCTGCTGGGAGGTGTGCTCAACACTGAATACGGAGCCTTTGGCGCCGACCTGACACAATCGAGCACCGATCTCGACGGCCAGAACTTCACTGGCCGCTCGGTGCGCATCAGTTACAACAAGGTGCTGCAGAGCACCGGCACGCACTTCACCGTCGCCGCCCACCGGTATTCCACCGACGGCTACTTCGGTGTCGACGATGCCCTGAACGCCCAGGACCAGCTCCGCGAATACGGTGATGAAGAGGGCGGCGCCGACGCCATCCGCCGGGCTCGCAGCCGCAGCGAGATCAACGTCAGCCAGAGCATCGGCCGCGGCTATCTCTTCGTCAGCGGCTCGGTGCAGAACTACTGGAACGACACGGGCTCCGATACCCAGTTCCAGGCCGGCTACAACCACAGCTGGAACTGGGGCAGCGCATCGGTCAGCGCCTCCCGGACCCAGGACGCCTTTGGCGAATCCGAGAACCAGGTGCTGCTGAGCGTCTCCCTGCCCATCGGCAAGGTCGGCGGCAACCGCCCATACCTCACCAGCAGCGTCAGCCACAGCAGCAGCGGTGCGAGCAACATGCAGAGCACGCTGAGCGGCACTGCCGGCAAGGATGGCCAGATCAACTACGGCGTCACCGGCGCCTACGACAGCCCGGCCGATAGCCAGGGCGCCGCCAGCCTGAGTGGCAACACCCAGTACCGTAGCTCGTTCGGCACCCTCAATGGCTCCATGAGCCAAGGCAGCGACTATCGCCAGGTCTCGGCGGGTATCGCCGGCTCCGTGGTCGCTCATCCCAACGGCGTGACCTTCGGCCAGACCCTGGGTGACAGCATCGCCATCATCGACGCCCCCGGCGCCGCCGGTGCGCAGGTCACCAATGCCAGCAACGTCAAGCTCGATGGCCAGGGGCAGGCCGTGGTGCCGTACCTGACGGCTTACCGGGTCAACACCCTGGAGCTGGACCCCAAAGGCCTGTCCGATGACATCGAACTCAAGAGCACCGCGCAGGATGTCGTGCCGCGCAGTGGCTCCGTGGTAATGGTCAAGTTCGACACCGTCAGCGGCCACGCACTGCTCATCCAGAGCCGCCAGAGCGACGGAAGTCCGCTGCCTTTCGGCGCCAGTGTCTATAACGAGAAGAATCAGGAAGTCGGTGTGGTGGGGCAGGGCGGCAAGATCTTCGTCCGCGTGGACGGCGACAGTGGAAAGCTGCACGTTCTGCTCGCGAGTGAAGGTAGCAAGCGTTGCAGCATCACTTACAGCGTCCCGGCGACGCAGGCCGGCGGCAAGGATGCATCCCTCGAAACCATCGACGCGGTGTGCGCGGGCTAA
- a CDS encoding fimbria/pilus periplasmic chaperone: MQRIFRGVRVVGLALAACLMIGQAQASIVITGTRVVYDAAQREVTVKLNNDGQSPMLVQSWIDEGSVQATPDTSTAPFVLTPPIARIDPSKGQALRIRYTGQKSLPQDKESLFWLNVLEVPPASAEGQNRLKIAFRSRVKLFYRPAGLPGNAMAAAEQLQWRLQRDGAQWALECRNDSPYYVSLGKVSVTGNGQSVSPTLDINSSMLAPGERKLMPLKGPAPTGKVEYTSITDLGAMMEHSQPLKP; this comes from the coding sequence ATGCAACGCATTTTTCGCGGTGTTCGTGTAGTGGGGTTGGCCCTGGCGGCCTGTCTGATGATCGGTCAGGCGCAGGCCTCCATCGTGATTACCGGCACCCGCGTGGTGTATGACGCCGCCCAGCGTGAAGTGACGGTCAAGCTGAACAACGATGGTCAGTCGCCCATGCTGGTGCAATCGTGGATCGATGAAGGCAGTGTCCAGGCGACCCCCGATACTTCGACCGCACCGTTCGTCCTCACTCCGCCCATTGCCCGCATCGATCCGAGCAAGGGGCAGGCATTGCGCATCCGCTATACCGGGCAGAAGTCCCTGCCGCAGGACAAGGAGTCGTTGTTCTGGCTCAACGTGCTGGAGGTCCCGCCTGCATCGGCTGAAGGCCAGAACAGGCTGAAGATCGCCTTCCGCAGTCGCGTCAAACTCTTCTACCGGCCCGCGGGGTTGCCGGGCAACGCCATGGCCGCCGCCGAGCAACTGCAGTGGCGCCTGCAGCGCGATGGTGCGCAATGGGCTCTGGAGTGCCGCAATGACAGCCCGTACTACGTTTCCCTGGGCAAGGTCAGCGTGACCGGCAACGGTCAGAGCGTCAGCCCGACCCTCGATATCAATTCCTCCATGCTGGCGCCCGGTGAACGCAAGCTGATGCCGCTCAAAGGCCCGGCTCCGACTGGCAAGGTGGAATACACCAGCATCACCGACCTGGGCGCGATGATGGAGCATTCCCAGCCCCTGAAACCTTGA
- a CDS encoding bile acid:sodium symporter family protein encodes MTNDPLLTLFMPIALGIIMLGLGLSLTVADFARVVRYPKPVLIGLVCQVILLPLACFLITVGFALEAALAVGMMLLAASPGGTTANLYSHLAHGDVALNITLTAVNSVIAILTMPLIVNMSLLYFMNDGQTIPLQFGKVLQVFVIVLGPVAIGMIVRRLLPSVAAALQKPVKILSALLLAVIIGVAVTKDWQTFLTYAPIVGAAALSFNLLSLAVGYWVPRLLKLSKPQSIAIGMEIGIHNGTLAIALALSPMLLNNSTMAIPAAIYGVLMFFTAGIFGWWVSRGVAKTAVADAAA; translated from the coding sequence ATGACCAACGATCCCTTGCTGACGCTTTTCATGCCCATCGCCCTGGGCATCATCATGCTGGGCCTCGGCCTGTCCCTGACCGTCGCCGACTTCGCCCGCGTGGTGCGCTATCCCAAGCCGGTACTCATCGGCCTGGTCTGCCAAGTCATCCTGCTGCCCCTGGCGTGCTTCCTCATTACGGTCGGCTTTGCCCTCGAAGCCGCGCTGGCCGTGGGCATGATGCTGCTCGCAGCATCCCCCGGCGGCACCACCGCGAACCTCTACAGCCACCTCGCCCACGGTGACGTGGCGCTGAACATCACGCTGACCGCGGTGAACTCGGTGATCGCCATCCTCACCATGCCGCTGATCGTGAACATGTCCCTGCTGTACTTCATGAACGACGGCCAGACCATCCCGCTGCAGTTCGGCAAGGTGCTGCAGGTGTTTGTCATCGTCCTGGGACCGGTCGCCATCGGCATGATCGTGCGGCGCCTGCTGCCGAGCGTGGCGGCGGCGCTGCAGAAGCCGGTGAAGATCCTCTCGGCGCTGCTGCTGGCGGTGATCATCGGCGTGGCCGTGACCAAGGACTGGCAGACCTTCCTGACCTACGCCCCCATCGTTGGCGCCGCCGCCCTGAGCTTCAACCTGCTGAGCCTCGCCGTGGGCTACTGGGTGCCGCGCCTGCTCAAGCTGTCCAAGCCGCAGTCCATCGCCATCGGCATGGAGATCGGCATCCACAACGGCACCCTGGCCATCGCCCTGGCGTTGAGCCCCATGCTGCTGAACAACAGCACCATGGCGATACCAGCGGCCATTTACGGTGTGCTGATGTTCTTCACCGCCGGCATCTTCGGCTGGTGGGTGAGCCGTGGTGTGGCGAAAACGGCAGTGGCCGACGCCGCCGCGTGA
- a CDS encoding fimbrial protein translates to MKKSLISLATLTALTVSALQAQASDGTINFNGKVQDVTCTIKVNGAGTGDGTVTLPTVSKSSLAGVGNTGGDTNFTIDLSGCTGSDVSGNPGVAVFFEPGANVTPQGRLKNIGSGAQEVDLAIFRNGSALQLGNAPASAFTNISGTGASMPFTVKYYSNSATPSAGEVKSSVTYSIVYP, encoded by the coding sequence ATGAAAAAGTCCCTGATCTCCCTCGCCACCCTCACTGCTTTGACTGTTTCCGCGCTGCAAGCGCAAGCGTCCGACGGCACCATCAACTTCAACGGCAAAGTCCAGGACGTCACTTGCACCATCAAGGTCAACGGCGCCGGTACCGGTGATGGCACCGTCACCCTGCCGACTGTCTCGAAATCCTCCCTGGCGGGGGTAGGTAACACCGGTGGCGATACCAATTTCACCATCGACCTCTCCGGTTGCACCGGCAGCGACGTCAGCGGCAACCCGGGCGTAGCGGTGTTCTTCGAGCCGGGCGCCAACGTCACCCCTCAAGGTCGCCTGAAGAACATTGGCAGCGGCGCCCAGGAAGTCGACCTCGCCATCTTCCGCAACGGCTCGGCCCTGCAACTGGGCAATGCGCCGGCCTCGGCATTCACTAATATCTCCGGTACCGGCGCCAGCATGCCGTTCACTGTGAAGTACTACTCCAACTCGGCTACCCCGAGCGCGGGCGAAGTGAAGTCGAGCGTGACCTACTCCATCGTCTACCCGTAA